In the genome of Abyssalbus ytuae, the window ATTGAAATTCTTGGTCCTGAATTTCCTCCTGTATCCAGGATTAGAAATGAATATATAAAAAACACATTGATTAAAATTCCTCCACATCAGTCTATTAAAAATATAAAAGCAGTTGTAAAAAAAACAGGCAATAGTTTTAATTCTATTGCCCAATATCGTAGTGTGAGAGTTATAATAAATGTGGATAATTACTAAACATTGCTCAAAGCTTCTGCCAACTCTTGTTTTTTATTTCTGCTTAAAGGTATTTGTTTACCATTTATTTCAACATTCTTACTGTTAAATTTATCTACTTTCCCGAGATTAACAATGTAAGATTTATGTATTCGTAAAAATCTTTCAGCCGGTAATTCCTTTTCAAAAGCTTTCATGGTTGACAAAACTACTATATTTGCTTCATCAGTAACGAGTTTTATATAATCCCCCAGGGCTTCAACCCAGTTTATTTCATTTAAATAAACTTTTCTTTTTTTAAGGTTGCTTTTCACAAAAATATGATCATCATCTTCTTTAGAGCTGTTTACCAGTTTAAATTTATCCATTGCTCTTTTAATCGCAGAATCAAATCGTTCGGTAGTAATAGGTTTTTGTAAATAATCCGTTACATCATAGTCAAAAGCTTTCACTGCATATTCTGCTTTTCCGGTAACAAGAATTACCTGAGGCGGTTCATTTAAAGATTCCAAAAGATCAAACCCGCTAACAATAGGCATTTCCACATCCAGAAAGATGAGGTCCACCTTTTCATTTTTTAATCCGTTTTTGGCTTCAATTGCATTGCTATACTCCGCCACCAAATTTAATGAAGTATGATTTTTAATGAGTTTTGCAACTGACATGCGTTGTAAAGTTGAGTCATCTACTATTATACAATTCATTTTCATATAATATACACCTAAGGTAATTGGATTAGGGGTTTAATATGGCAATTTTAGTGAAAAAATCAATGCCGACCAATTTTTTATTGTAAAAGAGACAATTTTAAACGTTAAAAAAATAATTCTTAGCCAATACTGTTGGTATTTATTCATTAAATTACTACTTTTGCACGCTTAAAATAAATTTTTATTATATATGAATCATTACGAAACTGTTTTCATTCTTAATCCCGTTTTATCTGAAGCACAGATAAAGGAAACAGTTAAGAAGTTCGAAGATTTCTTAATTTCTAAAGGGGCTGAGTTTGTATCTAAAGAAGATTGGGGGCTTAAAAAATTAGCTTATCCAATCCAAAACAAAAAAAGTGGTTTTTATCACTTATTTGAATTTAAAGTAGCCGGAGAAGCAATTGATCCGTTTGAAGTTGAGTTCAGACGCGATGAGCGTGTAATGCGCTATTTAACTGTTAAGTTAGATAAGCACGCTATTGCATGGGCAGAAAAAAGAAGAAAAAAACTTAACGAAAAAGCTTAAGAAATTATGTCTACATCTATCGAACAACAGGCAAAAGGAAAAAAAGACGGTGAAATTAGATATCTTACTCCGTTAAATATAGAAACAAACAAGACAAAAAAATATTGTCGATTTAAAAAGTCAGGTATTAAATATATAGATTATAAAGATCCTGATTTCTTATTAAAGTTTGTGAATGAGCAAGGTAAAATTTTACCAAGGAGATTAACAGGAACGTCATTAAAGTATCAAAGAAAAGTGTCTACAGCTATTAAAAGAGCACGTCACTTAGCTTTAATGCCATATGTAGCTGA includes:
- the rpsF gene encoding 30S ribosomal protein S6, encoding MNHYETVFILNPVLSEAQIKETVKKFEDFLISKGAEFVSKEDWGLKKLAYPIQNKKSGFYHLFEFKVAGEAIDPFEVEFRRDERVMRYLTVKLDKHAIAWAEKRRKKLNEKA
- the rpsR gene encoding 30S ribosomal protein S18, with the protein product MSTSIEQQAKGKKDGEIRYLTPLNIETNKTKKYCRFKKSGIKYIDYKDPDFLLKFVNEQGKILPRRLTGTSLKYQRKVSTAIKRARHLALMPYVADLLK
- a CDS encoding LytR/AlgR family response regulator transcription factor, producing MKMNCIIVDDSTLQRMSVAKLIKNHTSLNLVAEYSNAIEAKNGLKNEKVDLIFLDVEMPIVSGFDLLESLNEPPQVILVTGKAEYAVKAFDYDVTDYLQKPITTERFDSAIKRAMDKFKLVNSSKEDDDHIFVKSNLKKRKVYLNEINWVEALGDYIKLVTDEANIVVLSTMKAFEKELPAERFLRIHKSYIVNLGKVDKFNSKNVEINGKQIPLSRNKKQELAEALSNV